From a region of the Mycobacterium sp. SMC-8 genome:
- a CDS encoding TetR/AcrR family transcriptional regulator, giving the protein MPSPAAGLTQPQRLELSARRLLQASVALIGEKGWEATTAAEIGLRAGYSRAMVHARYGSKDALLETLFATEYEKKLSPAPDPGSDGLTQALAHVDRIALLHAEDPDLCRAVFVLTFEAAKTSSQAHPYIRMWLERAANTVQAGLRQGIADGSVRADVDIARAVNDFGASVLGTAYQWIMQAYPYDVAEELAYVRGRLVSTYGAG; this is encoded by the coding sequence GTGCCTTCTCCCGCCGCAGGGTTGACCCAACCTCAGCGCCTTGAGCTCTCGGCTCGCAGACTCCTACAGGCCTCCGTGGCATTGATCGGCGAAAAGGGTTGGGAAGCAACGACAGCTGCGGAGATCGGGCTACGCGCCGGCTATAGCAGGGCGATGGTGCACGCCCGCTACGGCAGCAAGGACGCGCTGCTGGAAACCCTATTCGCCACCGAGTACGAGAAGAAGTTGAGCCCAGCGCCGGATCCCGGTTCCGACGGGCTGACCCAGGCGCTGGCGCATGTCGACCGGATCGCGCTGTTGCACGCCGAGGACCCGGACCTGTGCCGAGCAGTCTTCGTGCTGACCTTCGAAGCCGCCAAGACCAGCTCACAGGCGCATCCGTACATCCGCATGTGGCTCGAACGTGCAGCCAACACCGTCCAGGCCGGTCTGCGTCAGGGGATCGCCGACGGGTCCGTGCGGGCCGACGTCGATATCGCAAGAGCCGTCAACGATTTCGGCGCGTCCGTGTTGGGTACCGCATATCAGTGGATCATGCAGGCCTATCCGTACGACGTCGCCGAGGAACTGGCTTACGTACGAGGGCGACTGGTCAGCACCTACGGCGCCGGGTAG
- a CDS encoding ecdysteroid 22-kinase family protein, with protein MTDARETAAVPRSIAEITPRWLTEALRTDAGLSGASTVTDVRAERIAEDSGFSSLLYRLYLTGTGEVPASLIAKLPAESEARGAMELLDGYRRELRFYRDVAGRAPMDTPRVYTARIAQDSVDFVLLLEDLRDWDNADHLAGLSVDRARLAVATLAALHAWSADPVNVGVLQDFPSLSTPVVRDLLVPAFAPGWQVYRDKSGAAVPRRVARFADRFAESAPQALSALTEHSMLLHGDIRADNMFFDGDRLKIVDFQFASVGCGAADIGYLVSQGLPVAARRGHDESLVREYLGVLRDRGLTSYGFDDAWRHYRFAVAYVMVLPVITLIGWDTLPERSRALCLELTARAVAAVDDIDAVEVFA; from the coding sequence ATGACCGACGCGCGGGAGACGGCGGCGGTGCCCCGCTCCATCGCCGAGATCACGCCACGGTGGCTGACCGAGGCGTTGCGTACCGATGCCGGACTGTCGGGTGCGAGCACGGTGACCGATGTCCGTGCCGAACGGATCGCCGAGGACTCGGGGTTCTCGTCTCTGCTCTACCGTCTGTACCTCACCGGCACCGGGGAGGTGCCCGCCAGCCTGATCGCCAAACTGCCCGCGGAGTCCGAGGCGCGTGGTGCGATGGAACTTCTCGACGGTTACCGGCGCGAACTCAGGTTCTACCGCGACGTGGCCGGGCGCGCCCCGATGGACACGCCGCGGGTCTACACCGCCCGGATTGCCCAGGATTCCGTCGATTTCGTGCTGCTGCTCGAAGATCTGCGGGACTGGGACAATGCCGACCATCTGGCGGGGCTGTCGGTCGACCGTGCGCGGTTGGCGGTCGCGACTCTGGCGGCGCTGCACGCGTGGTCAGCGGATCCGGTGAATGTCGGCGTCCTGCAGGACTTTCCGAGTCTGTCGACGCCGGTCGTCCGTGACCTGCTGGTGCCGGCGTTCGCGCCGGGATGGCAGGTATACCGCGACAAGTCCGGCGCCGCCGTGCCCCGCCGGGTGGCGCGCTTCGCCGACCGGTTCGCCGAGTCGGCCCCGCAGGCGCTGTCGGCGCTGACCGAGCACTCGATGCTGCTGCACGGCGACATCCGCGCCGACAACATGTTCTTCGACGGTGACCGTCTGAAGATCGTCGACTTCCAGTTCGCGTCGGTGGGCTGCGGCGCCGCGGACATCGGCTACCTGGTCAGTCAGGGTCTGCCGGTCGCGGCGCGCCGGGGACACGACGAGTCGCTGGTGCGGGAGTATCTCGGGGTGCTGCGGGACCGGGGCCTCACGTCCTACGGCTTCGACGACGCCTGGCGGCACTATCGATTCGCGGTGGCCTATGTGATGGTGCTCCCGGTCATCACCCTGATCGGCTGGGACACCCTGCCGGAGCGCTCCCGGGCACTGTGTCTGGAGCTGACTGCCCGCGCCGTCGCCGCGGTCGACGACATCGATGCCGTGGAGGTGTTCGCATGA
- a CDS encoding nuclear transport factor 2 family protein: MTRSARDVVEQCNFVVWNHRDLALAEELMGDTVVRHDVGESTTLTHEQAVARIVDHWDMFETIRFDLNLVVAGDDGEHVAIVYQSPMTLKDGTEYTISSMEIFRVVEGRITEVWNCGYKQGVWA; the protein is encoded by the coding sequence ATGACGCGGTCGGCGCGTGACGTGGTCGAGCAGTGCAACTTCGTGGTCTGGAATCACCGCGACCTCGCGCTCGCCGAGGAGTTGATGGGCGACACGGTGGTCCGGCACGATGTCGGCGAGTCGACGACTCTGACCCACGAGCAGGCGGTGGCCCGCATCGTCGATCACTGGGATATGTTCGAGACCATCCGTTTCGACCTGAACCTGGTGGTCGCCGGCGACGACGGCGAACATGTGGCGATCGTGTACCAGTCACCGATGACGCTCAAGGACGGCACCGAATACACGATCAGCAGTATGGAGATCTTCCGCGTCGTCGAGGGCAGGATCACCGAGGTCTGGAATTGCGGTTACAAGCAAGGAGTTTGGGCATGA
- a CDS encoding TIGR03857 family LLM class F420-dependent oxidoreductase — protein sequence MRQSEASSDAPSGNDTVSEELGFYLLAGAGGEGPATLMDEARRGEELGFGTGFISERWNVKEASSLTGAALAVTSRMQIATAATNHNTRHPLITGSWATTMHRLSGGRFTLGIGRGIGAIYNAFGIPTVTTAQMEDFAQVMRKLWRGELIFNHDGPLGKYPVLFLDPDFREDIRLAIVAFGPQTLELGGREFDDVILHTYFTPETLQRAVKTVKDAAERAGRDPASVRVWSCFATVGDHLPEELRLKKTVARLATYLQGYGDLLVNTNGWDPAVLQRFRDDKVVQSFGGGIDHKATAEQIEHIATLIPDEWLEPAATGSPQQCAARVRKEFDYGADAVIMHGATPDELEPVIAAYRSS from the coding sequence ATGAGACAGTCGGAGGCAAGCAGCGACGCGCCGTCGGGAAACGACACTGTATCGGAGGAGCTCGGTTTCTACCTGCTGGCCGGAGCCGGCGGCGAGGGCCCCGCCACGCTGATGGACGAGGCCCGTCGCGGTGAGGAGCTGGGCTTCGGAACGGGATTCATTTCCGAGCGCTGGAACGTCAAAGAAGCCTCGTCATTGACCGGCGCGGCGCTGGCCGTCACCAGCCGCATGCAGATCGCCACCGCGGCCACCAACCACAACACGCGCCACCCGCTGATCACCGGTTCGTGGGCCACCACCATGCACCGGCTCTCCGGCGGGCGGTTCACCCTCGGCATCGGCCGCGGTATCGGCGCGATCTACAACGCTTTCGGGATACCGACGGTGACCACCGCGCAGATGGAGGACTTCGCGCAGGTGATGCGCAAGCTCTGGCGCGGCGAGCTGATCTTCAACCACGACGGGCCGCTCGGCAAATACCCGGTGCTGTTCCTGGATCCGGACTTCCGCGAGGACATCCGGCTGGCCATCGTCGCGTTCGGCCCGCAGACACTGGAGCTGGGCGGCCGCGAGTTCGACGACGTCATCCTGCATACCTACTTCACCCCGGAGACGCTGCAGCGCGCGGTCAAGACGGTCAAGGACGCCGCCGAACGGGCCGGCCGTGACCCGGCGTCGGTGCGGGTGTGGTCGTGCTTCGCGACGGTCGGGGATCACCTGCCCGAGGAACTGCGGTTGAAGAAAACCGTGGCCCGGCTGGCCACCTACCTGCAGGGGTACGGCGACCTGCTGGTCAACACCAACGGCTGGGATCCGGCTGTGCTGCAACGGTTCCGCGACGACAAGGTGGTGCAGTCCTTCGGGGGCGGCATCGACCACAAGGCCACCGCCGAGCAGATCGAGCACATCGCCACGCTGATCCCCGACGAGTGGCTGGAGCCCGCGGCCACCGGCTCGCCGCAGCAGTGCGCGGCCCGGGTCCGCAAGGAATTCGACTACGGCGCCGACGCGGTGATCATGCACGGTGCCACGCCCGACGAACTCGAGCCGGTGATCGCCGCCTACCGGAGCTCGTGA
- a CDS encoding acyl-CoA carboxylase subunit beta: protein MASAEDWKDTLDELTRRREVSRAMGGDERLARHHGKGKLDARGRLDHLLDKGSFREFGTLVGGDIAADGIVTGSGLIDGRPVLVGAEDFTTLAGSIGPGGNAKRYRLAELALRDRVPMVMLLEGAGFRPSGEHYGRTPTDLLAQAQCSGRVPTVSGLFGPSAGHGALVAPVCDWTIMTNQGAIFTAGPPVVKESTGEEISKEDLGGPSVALASGVIHNLGQDDAAVLDDIRRYLSYFPSSAWSYPAPRPASESTARRATPELLEIVPRGNRQVYDMRAVLDVVFDDTAWFEVQPKFGPAMITALAHLGGHPVAVVANQPKVLAGSIDADAADKAAHFIMVADAFHLPIVFLADNPGMLPGSRSEKTGVLRSGARMFAAQTAATTLKLHVTLRKAYGFGSMVMSLLGFDNQSATFAYPGATMGAMSAAALSRASHATEDIEAKLRQAEVDASFRSAGHLGFDDLIHPEETRDVLLDALERGLYSRQLAAQPVTRTAITP from the coding sequence ATGGCCAGTGCCGAGGATTGGAAGGACACCCTCGACGAGCTCACGCGCCGGCGTGAGGTGTCCAGGGCCATGGGCGGCGACGAGCGCCTCGCCAGGCACCACGGCAAGGGCAAGCTCGACGCGCGCGGGCGCCTCGACCATCTGCTGGACAAGGGCTCCTTCCGCGAGTTCGGCACCCTGGTCGGCGGTGACATCGCCGCCGACGGCATCGTCACCGGCTCCGGTCTGATCGACGGCAGACCGGTGCTGGTCGGTGCGGAGGACTTCACCACGTTGGCCGGCAGCATCGGACCCGGCGGCAACGCGAAGCGGTACCGTCTGGCCGAACTGGCGCTGCGAGATCGCGTTCCGATGGTGATGCTGCTGGAGGGCGCAGGGTTCCGGCCCAGCGGCGAGCATTACGGGCGCACGCCCACCGACCTGCTGGCACAGGCACAGTGCTCTGGCAGGGTGCCGACGGTCAGCGGGCTGTTCGGACCGTCGGCCGGGCACGGCGCGCTGGTCGCGCCGGTGTGCGACTGGACGATCATGACCAACCAGGGCGCGATCTTCACCGCGGGCCCGCCGGTGGTGAAAGAGTCCACCGGCGAGGAGATCTCGAAGGAGGACCTGGGCGGCCCGTCGGTGGCGCTGGCCAGCGGGGTGATCCACAACCTCGGCCAGGACGATGCCGCGGTGCTCGACGACATCCGGCGCTATCTGTCCTACTTCCCGTCGAGTGCGTGGTCGTATCCGGCGCCGCGGCCGGCGAGCGAGTCGACCGCCCGCCGGGCCACCCCGGAGCTGCTGGAGATCGTGCCGCGTGGCAACCGCCAGGTGTACGACATGCGCGCGGTGCTCGACGTCGTATTCGACGACACCGCCTGGTTCGAGGTGCAGCCGAAGTTCGGGCCGGCGATGATCACCGCGCTGGCCCACCTCGGGGGCCACCCGGTGGCGGTGGTGGCCAACCAGCCCAAGGTGCTGGCCGGCTCGATCGACGCCGACGCCGCCGACAAGGCCGCGCACTTCATCATGGTCGCCGACGCGTTTCATCTACCGATCGTGTTCCTGGCCGACAACCCGGGGATGCTGCCCGGCAGCCGGTCGGAGAAGACCGGGGTGCTGCGCAGCGGGGCCCGCATGTTCGCCGCGCAGACGGCCGCGACGACGCTGAAACTGCATGTGACTCTGCGGAAGGCGTACGGCTTCGGGTCGATGGTGATGTCGCTGCTGGGCTTCGACAATCAGAGTGCGACGTTCGCGTACCCGGGCGCGACGATGGGCGCGATGAGCGCAGCGGCCCTGAGCCGGGCGTCGCACGCCACCGAGGACATCGAGGCCAAACTGCGCCAGGCCGAGGTGGACGCGTCGTTCCGGTCGGCGGGGCACCTCGGCTTCGACGACCTGATCCATCCCGAGGAGACGCGCGACGTGCTGCTCGACGCGCTCGAGCGTGGGCTCTACAGCCGGCAGCTCGCGGCGCAACCGGTGACCCGCACGGCGATCACCCCCTAG
- a CDS encoding LLM class F420-dependent oxidoreductase has translation MGAGGGLKVDAAVVSQLSQVPAAARTLERRGYDGCWTAEINHDPFLPLTLAAEHTHSIELGTSIAVAFARNPMTVAQIGWDLQDYSQGRFILGLGSQIKPHIEKRFSMPWSRPVARMQEFVLALRAIWACWRDGSRLAFDGEFYTHKLMTPMFVPPGQPHGDPLVFVAAVGDRMTEMCGEVADGLLAHAFSTQRYLREVTVPTLTRGIERAGRKRADIEVASPLFVVTGHDEQQLATAAVATRKQIAFYASTPAYRNVLELHGWGDLQTEMHRLSRLGDWDTMGSLVDDAILEEFAVVALVDDVVDKIRARCDGLIDRVLVGFPPSIDEATVVDLVTDLRACE, from the coding sequence ATGGGTGCTGGAGGCGGCCTGAAGGTGGACGCTGCCGTCGTCAGTCAACTGTCCCAGGTTCCCGCCGCGGCGAGAACGCTGGAACGGCGGGGCTACGACGGTTGCTGGACGGCCGAGATCAATCATGATCCGTTCCTGCCGCTGACGTTGGCCGCCGAACACACGCACAGCATCGAGCTGGGCACCAGCATCGCGGTGGCGTTCGCGCGCAACCCCATGACGGTGGCCCAGATCGGTTGGGATCTGCAGGACTACTCGCAGGGGCGGTTCATCCTCGGCCTGGGGTCGCAGATCAAGCCGCACATCGAGAAGCGGTTCAGCATGCCGTGGAGCAGGCCCGTCGCGCGGATGCAGGAGTTCGTGCTCGCCCTGCGCGCGATCTGGGCGTGCTGGCGTGATGGCTCCCGGCTGGCCTTCGACGGCGAGTTCTACACCCATAAGTTGATGACGCCGATGTTCGTCCCGCCCGGCCAGCCGCACGGCGATCCGTTGGTCTTCGTCGCCGCCGTGGGAGACCGGATGACCGAGATGTGCGGCGAGGTCGCCGACGGTCTACTCGCGCACGCGTTCTCGACGCAGCGCTACCTCCGGGAGGTCACGGTCCCGACGTTGACGCGGGGGATCGAACGGGCCGGCCGTAAGCGCGCGGACATCGAGGTGGCCAGCCCGTTGTTCGTCGTCACCGGCCACGACGAACAGCAGCTGGCCACGGCCGCGGTGGCGACCCGCAAGCAGATCGCGTTCTACGCCTCCACGCCGGCCTACCGAAACGTGTTGGAGCTGCACGGCTGGGGCGATCTGCAGACCGAGATGCACCGGCTCTCGCGGCTGGGTGACTGGGACACGATGGGGTCGCTCGTCGACGACGCCATCCTCGAAGAATTCGCCGTCGTCGCGTTGGTCGATGACGTGGTGGACAAGATCCGGGCACGGTGCGACGGCCTGATCGACCGTGTGCTGGTGGGCTTTCCGCCGTCCATCGACGAGGCGACGGTGGTCGACCTGGTCACCGATTTGCGCGCCTGCGAATGA
- a CDS encoding cytochrome P450 yields MSVRIADEAAKVFADPSAYADEARLHAAMTRLRASAPVSWVEVAGYNPFWAITKHADIMAIERDNIVFTNSPRPVLTTAEGDAQHASMGISTLIHLDDPQHRKVRAIGADWFRPKAMRALKVRVDELARTFVDQMYERGGECDFVQEVAVNFPLYVIMSLLGIPESDFGRMLTYTQELFGNDDAELQRGASMEERGLALFDMFNYFNEITAARRAHPTEDLASAIANARIDGEPLSDIDTVSYYLIVATAGHDTTSATISGGLQALIENPDQLRRLQQNPDLMPLATEEMIRWVTPVKEFMRTAQRDAEVRGVKIAAGESVLLSYPSGNRDEDVLADPFTFDVGRDPNKHVAFGYGVHFCLGAALARMEINSFFTELLPRLKSVELAGKPEHIATIFVGGLKHLPIRYSLTR; encoded by the coding sequence ATGAGCGTTCGTATCGCCGACGAGGCGGCCAAGGTGTTCGCCGATCCCAGCGCCTACGCCGACGAAGCGCGGTTGCACGCGGCGATGACCCGCCTGCGCGCCAGCGCGCCGGTGTCGTGGGTCGAGGTAGCCGGCTACAACCCGTTTTGGGCCATCACCAAGCACGCCGACATCATGGCCATCGAGCGCGACAACATCGTCTTCACGAACTCGCCCCGGCCCGTGCTGACGACCGCCGAAGGCGACGCCCAGCACGCATCCATGGGCATCAGCACCCTGATTCATCTCGACGATCCGCAGCATCGCAAGGTCAGGGCGATCGGCGCGGACTGGTTCCGGCCGAAAGCCATGCGCGCGCTGAAGGTTCGCGTGGACGAGCTGGCGAGGACCTTCGTCGACCAGATGTACGAGCGCGGCGGCGAATGCGATTTCGTGCAGGAGGTCGCGGTGAACTTCCCGCTGTATGTGATCATGTCCCTGCTGGGCATCCCGGAGTCGGATTTCGGCCGGATGCTGACCTACACGCAGGAACTGTTCGGCAACGACGACGCCGAACTTCAGCGTGGGGCCTCGATGGAGGAACGCGGGCTGGCGCTGTTCGACATGTTCAACTATTTCAACGAGATCACCGCGGCGCGTCGGGCTCACCCCACCGAGGATCTGGCCTCGGCGATCGCCAACGCCCGTATCGACGGTGAACCGCTGTCCGACATCGACACGGTCTCCTACTACCTGATCGTCGCCACCGCCGGCCACGACACCACCAGCGCCACGATCTCGGGCGGGTTGCAGGCGCTGATCGAGAACCCCGATCAGTTGCGGCGGCTGCAGCAGAACCCCGACCTGATGCCGCTGGCGACCGAAGAGATGATCCGGTGGGTGACCCCGGTCAAGGAATTCATGCGGACCGCCCAGCGGGATGCCGAGGTCCGCGGCGTGAAAATCGCGGCGGGGGAGTCGGTTCTGCTGTCATACCCGTCCGGGAACCGGGACGAGGATGTGTTGGCCGATCCGTTCACCTTCGACGTCGGCCGTGACCCCAACAAGCATGTCGCGTTCGGCTACGGCGTGCACTTCTGCCTGGGTGCCGCGCTGGCCCGCATGGAGATCAACAGCTTCTTCACCGAGCTGCTGCCGCGGCTGAAGTCGGTCGAGCTGGCCGGCAAGCCCGAGCACATCGCGACGATCTTCGTCGGAGGGCTCAAGCACCTGCCGATCCGGTACTCGCTGACGCGCTGA